The proteins below come from a single Micromonospora citrea genomic window:
- a CDS encoding M28 family metallopeptidase gives MRTPTPRSAWLAALAVAAATVVTASSATAAPTATVRVAAPAAAPAANAAAPDVPLANVKAHLSQFQSIATANGGNRAHGRPGYLASVNYVKGQLDAAGFSTVVQSFTYNGATGYNLIADWPGGDTNQVVMTGAHLDSVSSGPGINDNGSGSAAILETALAVARSGFTPTKHLRFAWWGAEELGLRGSQYYVNNLPSTERSKIKQYLNFDMVGSPNAGYFVYDGDNSDGVGSGPGPVGSAQIEQTIQTYFTSIGVPTRGTDFDGRSDYGPFISVGIPAGGTFTGAEGIKSSTHASLWGGTAGQAFDPCYHRSCDTITNINDTALDRNADAIAYTVWALAGTGTPPGTTVWSDNFETATGWTANPAGTDTATVGRWERGDPAATSSSGVTTQLGTTVSGSYDLVTGPLAGSGAGAYDLDGGVSTIQSPAITLPSTGTLNLSLSWYLAHLNNASSADYLRVRVVGTSTVTALNATGAASNRAAAWQNTAVDVSALRGQTVRIVVDAADASGASLVEAAVDDVKITQS, from the coding sequence ATGAGAACCCCCACCCCCCGATCCGCCTGGCTGGCCGCGCTGGCCGTGGCGGCGGCGACGGTCGTGACCGCCTCCTCGGCGACCGCCGCGCCCACCGCCACCGTCCGGGTCGCCGCCCCCGCCGCCGCACCGGCGGCGAACGCCGCGGCGCCGGACGTCCCGTTGGCCAACGTGAAGGCCCACCTGTCCCAGTTCCAGTCGATCGCCACCGCCAACGGCGGCAACCGGGCGCACGGCCGTCCCGGTTACCTCGCCTCGGTCAACTACGTGAAGGGGCAGCTCGACGCGGCCGGGTTCAGCACCGTGGTGCAGTCGTTCACCTACAACGGCGCCACCGGCTACAACCTGATCGCCGACTGGCCGGGCGGGGACACCAACCAGGTGGTGATGACCGGGGCGCACCTGGACAGCGTCTCCTCCGGCCCCGGCATCAACGACAACGGCTCCGGCTCGGCCGCGATCCTGGAGACCGCGCTCGCCGTGGCGCGCAGCGGCTTCACCCCCACCAAGCACCTGCGCTTCGCCTGGTGGGGCGCGGAGGAACTGGGGCTGCGGGGCTCGCAGTACTACGTGAACAACCTGCCGTCGACCGAGCGCAGCAAGATCAAGCAGTACCTCAACTTCGACATGGTCGGCTCGCCCAACGCCGGCTACTTCGTCTACGACGGCGACAACTCCGACGGCGTCGGCTCCGGGCCCGGCCCCGTCGGCTCAGCCCAGATCGAGCAGACCATCCAGACGTACTTCACCTCGATCGGCGTGCCGACCCGGGGCACCGACTTCGACGGCCGCAGCGACTACGGGCCCTTCATCAGCGTCGGCATCCCGGCCGGCGGCACCTTCACCGGCGCCGAGGGCATCAAGTCCAGCACCCACGCCTCGCTCTGGGGCGGCACGGCCGGCCAGGCGTTCGACCCGTGCTACCACCGCTCCTGCGACACCATCACCAACATCAACGACACGGCGCTGGACCGCAACGCCGACGCGATCGCGTACACGGTGTGGGCGCTCGCCGGCACCGGCACCCCGCCGGGCACCACGGTGTGGAGCGACAACTTCGAGACGGCGACGGGGTGGACCGCCAACCCGGCCGGCACCGACACCGCCACCGTCGGCCGGTGGGAACGCGGCGATCCCGCGGCCACCAGCAGCTCGGGCGTGACCACCCAGCTCGGTACGACGGTCAGCGGCAGCTACGACCTGGTCACCGGGCCGCTCGCCGGCAGCGGCGCCGGCGCGTACGACCTCGACGGCGGGGTGAGCACCATCCAGTCGCCGGCGATCACGCTGCCGTCGACCGGCACGCTCAACCTCTCCCTCTCCTGGTACCTGGCGCACCTGAACAACGCCAGCAGCGCCGACTACCTGCGCGTGCGGGTGGTCGGGACCAGCACCGTCACGGCGCTGAACGCGACCGGCGCGGCCAGCAACCGGGCGGCGGCATGGCAGAACACCGCCGTCGACGTCTCCGCCCTGCGCGGGCAGACCGTACGGATCGTGGTCGACGCCGCCGACGCGAGCGGGGCCAGCCTCGTCGAGGCGGCCGTGGACGACGTGAAGATCACCCAGAGCTGA
- a CDS encoding Na(+)/H(+) antiporter subunit C — translation MRPGVEGPTLVLVVAVGVLFGCGVVLLLERSLTRILLGVILLGNGVNALILMGGRAGAAPVVGVAPAGRLSDALPQAMILTAIVITFGLTAFLLAVSYRSWYLTGDDEVPDDIEDRQVRRAAERNEPATADLGGEGADADPEQVDPQLPRRLRPGDGPG, via the coding sequence GTGAGGCCGGGCGTGGAGGGGCCGACCCTGGTCCTGGTCGTCGCCGTCGGGGTGCTCTTCGGCTGCGGGGTCGTGCTGCTGCTGGAGCGCAGCCTGACCCGGATCCTGCTCGGCGTCATCCTGCTCGGCAACGGGGTCAACGCCCTCATCCTGATGGGTGGGCGGGCGGGCGCCGCGCCGGTGGTCGGGGTCGCGCCCGCCGGCCGGCTCAGCGACGCGCTGCCGCAGGCCATGATCCTCACCGCCATCGTGATCACCTTCGGGCTGACCGCGTTCCTGCTGGCGGTGAGCTATCGCAGCTGGTACCTGACCGGCGACGACGAGGTGCCCGACGACATCGAGGACCGGCAGGTCAGGCGGGCGGCCGAGCGCAACGAGCCGGCCACCGCCGACCTCGGCGGCGAGGGCGCGGACGCCGACCCCGAACAGGTCGACCCCCAGCTGCCGCGCCGGCTCCGGCCCGGGGACGGTCCCGGATGA
- a CDS encoding Na+/H+ antiporter subunit E: protein MSPEPAASPPGRVARWRDQVIALGWLVLVWNLLWGDFSWGNLAGGMLVAGAVLLFFPLPPVSFGGRLRPWALLVFLARFVGELVSASAHVARIAVQPGYLPRGAIIAVPLRVRTDLNLALTAEAVSLVPGTLIVEADRDAGILYVHVLDVHGPQDLTGSRERILAVERRIVRVIGSAAELRRVEADPVERGPGS, encoded by the coding sequence GTGAGCCCGGAACCGGCCGCGTCGCCGCCCGGTCGGGTGGCGCGGTGGCGCGACCAGGTGATCGCCCTCGGCTGGCTGGTGCTGGTGTGGAACCTGCTCTGGGGCGACTTCTCCTGGGGCAACCTGGCCGGGGGGATGCTGGTGGCCGGGGCGGTGCTGCTGTTCTTCCCGCTGCCGCCGGTCAGCTTCGGCGGACGGCTGCGGCCCTGGGCGCTGCTGGTCTTCCTGGCGCGGTTCGTCGGGGAACTGGTCAGCGCCAGCGCGCACGTCGCCCGGATCGCCGTGCAGCCGGGCTACCTGCCGCGCGGCGCGATCATCGCGGTCCCCCTGCGGGTGCGTACCGACCTCAACCTGGCGCTCACCGCCGAGGCGGTCTCGCTCGTGCCGGGCACGCTGATCGTCGAGGCGGACCGGGACGCCGGGATCCTCTACGTGCACGTGCTCGACGTCCACGGCCCGCAGGACCTGACCGGCAGCCGGGAGCGGATCCTCGCCGTCGAGCGGCGGATCGTGCGGGTGATCGGCTCCGCGGCGGAGCTGCGCCGGGTGGAGGCCGATCCCGTCGAGAGGGGACCCGGATCGTGA
- a CDS encoding monovalent cation/H+ antiporter complex subunit F — protein MTAFLAVVLTGLFSVTALLALIRLYRGPSLIDRVVAADMLLATMVGAVGAEAAVNRHATTLPVLVVLSLLGFVGSVALVRFAAREDEEA, from the coding sequence GTGACCGCCTTCCTCGCCGTCGTCCTCACCGGCCTGTTCTCGGTGACCGCCCTGCTGGCGCTGATCCGGCTCTACCGGGGGCCGTCCCTGATCGACCGCGTGGTCGCCGCCGACATGCTGCTCGCCACCATGGTCGGCGCGGTCGGCGCCGAGGCGGCGGTCAACCGGCACGCCACGACCCTGCCGGTGCTGGTGGTGCTCTCCCTGCTCGGTTTCGTCGGCTCGGTGGCGCTGGTCCGCTTCGCCGCCCGCGAGGACGAGGAGGCGTGA
- a CDS encoding hemolysin family protein, which produces MLIVVGLLLIIVLTAATGYFVAQEFGYVAVDRGRLKQLADDGDKAAARALEVTGRLSFMLSGAQLGITVTALLVGYVAEPFLGAGLAELLGVAGVSKAVSLPFSVALALVIATVVQMVLGELAPKNLAIARPEPLAKALSRSTLVYLKVAGPLIKLFDRAAVRLLRRVGIEPIEELPSGATPQDLEQIIAESRQEGHLSAEMSTLLDRGLDFRELTAGEAMVPRVDVHTVRAHEPVSRVVELLDTGKSRFPVRGAEGVDDLVGVIGIADVLGVPPELRATTPVSAVAGPPLLVPETLPLPTVLDRLRSGHRQLACVVDEYGGFAGVITLEDIAEELVGPIRDEDDPPERAPARQDDGSWVVPARWRIDEVADSTGIALPEGPEYDTLSGLVMRELGRVPEVGDRLEISLPADGEDGSVEPRALVEVLAVDRHVADSVRLRIAGPGEVSA; this is translated from the coding sequence GTGTTGATCGTCGTCGGTCTTCTTCTCATCATCGTCCTCACCGCCGCCACGGGATACTTCGTGGCCCAGGAGTTCGGCTACGTCGCCGTGGACCGGGGCCGGCTCAAGCAGCTCGCCGACGACGGCGACAAGGCCGCCGCCCGGGCGCTGGAGGTGACCGGGCGGCTCTCGTTCATGCTCTCCGGCGCGCAGCTCGGCATCACCGTCACCGCCCTGCTGGTCGGTTACGTCGCCGAGCCGTTCCTCGGCGCCGGGCTGGCCGAGCTGCTCGGCGTGGCCGGCGTCTCCAAGGCGGTCAGCCTGCCGTTCTCGGTCGCCCTGGCCCTGGTCATCGCCACGGTGGTCCAGATGGTCCTGGGCGAGCTGGCGCCGAAGAACCTCGCCATCGCCCGGCCCGAACCCCTCGCCAAGGCGCTGAGCCGCTCCACCCTGGTCTACCTCAAGGTGGCCGGCCCGCTGATCAAGCTCTTCGACCGGGCCGCCGTGCGGCTGCTCCGCCGCGTCGGCATCGAGCCGATCGAGGAGCTGCCCAGCGGCGCCACCCCGCAGGACCTCGAGCAGATCATCGCCGAGTCCCGCCAGGAGGGGCACCTGAGCGCCGAGATGTCCACGCTGCTCGACCGAGGGCTCGACTTCCGCGAGCTGACCGCCGGCGAGGCCATGGTGCCCCGCGTCGACGTGCACACCGTACGCGCGCACGAGCCGGTCAGCCGGGTGGTCGAGCTGCTGGACACCGGCAAGAGCCGCTTCCCCGTACGCGGGGCGGAGGGCGTCGACGACCTGGTCGGCGTCATCGGCATCGCCGACGTGCTCGGGGTGCCCCCGGAGCTTCGCGCGACCACCCCGGTCAGCGCGGTCGCCGGCCCGCCGCTGCTGGTACCCGAGACGCTGCCGCTGCCGACGGTGCTGGACCGGCTCCGGTCCGGCCACCGACAGCTCGCCTGCGTGGTCGACGAGTACGGCGGCTTCGCCGGCGTGATCACGCTGGAGGACATCGCCGAGGAGCTGGTCGGCCCGATCCGCGACGAGGACGACCCGCCGGAGCGGGCCCCCGCCCGGCAGGACGACGGCTCCTGGGTGGTGCCGGCCCGCTGGCGCATCGACGAGGTCGCCGACAGCACCGGCATCGCGCTGCCCGAGGGCCCGGAGTACGACACCCTCTCCGGCCTGGTCATGCGGGAGCTGGGCCGGGTGCCCGAGGTCGGCGACCGGCTGGAGATCAGCCTGCCCGCCGACGGCGAGGACGGCTCGGTCGAGCCGCGCGCCCTGGTCGAGGTGCTGGCCGTCGACCGGCACGTCGCCGACTCGGTCCGGCTGCGGATCGCCGGGCCGGGGGAGGTGTCCGCGTGA
- a CDS encoding Na+/H+ antiporter subunit A has translation MLVLLILHLVAALVAPLLVRWWGPRACYPLALAPAAAAGWALARTPAVRDGGAVVETYPWIRQLGLDLALRLTTLSWLMTLLVGGVGALVLVYSARYFAPGSAGLARFAAVLVAFAGAMLGLVLADDLLLLYVCWELTTIFSYLLIGHSTERRASRWAAAQALTVTTLGGLAMLVGFIMLGDHAGGYRWSEIAAGPLPGGAYLVTAVLLILAGALSKSAVLPFSSWLPVAMAAPTPVSAYLHAAAMVKAGVYLIGLLAPVLAAVGPWRPVVVVAGLATMLAGGWAALRQTDLKLLLAYGTVSQLGLLAVVVGAGTPDAALAGAAMLLAHALFKAALFLVVGIVDHGADTRDLRELSGLGRRAPLLATVAVLAAASMAGLPPLVGFVAKEAVLAAFTDRPWVLAGLVAGTALTVAYSARFVWGAFATRPGVEPTGVGRIAAPMLVPPALLAVLGLVAGPAAGLLDDLFSPYAELFGTVGGHLALWHGLTPALGLSALAVAGGGALFALRGPLAPVLARLHVPVSGNQGYEWVISRFDRLAIEVTSVTQRGSLPQYLGVILLTLTVLPGGAMLATRPWRDRIDAWDNPLQVVVVAVIAVAAVLAVGARRRLTAMLLVGMTGYGSAMLFVLYGAPDLALTQFLVETATIAVFVLVLRRLPERFSARPRRRRWVRRAIGVAAGVVAAGLALTAAAARRAPTISEAFPDLAVTQGYGRNVVNVTLVDIRAWDTMGELAVLVVAATGVASLVFQRSRTEPRPRRPLPSARPHRPGRPVWLRGGVTLHERRRSIVLEVVTRLIFHTVVVFSLFLLFSGHNAPGGGFAGGLVAGLALVVRYLAGGRDELAEAAPVGAGTVLGAGLLVSVGTGAIALLAGGSVLESARVDLWLPLIGEFYLVTSLFFDVGVYLVVVGLVLDILRSLGAEVDRHIEAAGGSGGGLRVDRKGRRT, from the coding sequence GTGCTCGTACTGCTGATCCTCCACCTCGTGGCGGCCCTCGTGGCGCCGCTGCTGGTGCGGTGGTGGGGTCCGCGCGCCTGCTACCCGCTCGCGCTGGCGCCGGCCGCTGCCGCCGGCTGGGCGCTGGCCCGCACGCCCGCCGTCCGCGACGGCGGGGCGGTGGTCGAGACGTACCCGTGGATCCGGCAGCTCGGGCTCGACCTGGCGCTGCGGCTGACCACCCTGTCCTGGCTGATGACCCTGCTGGTCGGCGGCGTCGGCGCGCTGGTGCTCGTCTACAGCGCCCGCTACTTCGCCCCCGGGTCGGCCGGGCTGGCCCGCTTCGCGGCCGTCCTGGTGGCCTTCGCGGGGGCGATGCTCGGCCTGGTCCTCGCCGACGACCTGCTGCTGCTCTACGTCTGCTGGGAGCTGACCACGATCTTCTCGTACCTGCTGATCGGGCACAGCACGGAGCGGCGCGCCAGCCGCTGGGCGGCCGCCCAGGCGTTGACCGTGACCACCCTCGGCGGGCTCGCCATGCTGGTCGGGTTCATCATGCTCGGCGACCACGCCGGCGGCTACCGGTGGTCCGAGATCGCCGCCGGCCCGCTGCCGGGCGGGGCGTACCTGGTCACGGCGGTGCTGCTGATCCTCGCCGGGGCGCTGTCCAAGTCGGCGGTGCTGCCGTTCAGCTCCTGGCTGCCGGTCGCGATGGCGGCCCCCACGCCGGTGAGCGCGTACCTGCACGCCGCGGCGATGGTGAAGGCCGGCGTGTACCTGATCGGGCTGCTCGCCCCGGTGCTGGCGGCGGTCGGCCCGTGGCGGCCGGTGGTGGTGGTCGCCGGCCTCGCGACCATGCTCGCCGGCGGTTGGGCGGCGCTGCGTCAGACCGACCTGAAGCTGCTGCTGGCGTACGGCACGGTCAGCCAGCTCGGCCTGCTCGCGGTGGTCGTCGGCGCGGGCACCCCGGACGCCGCCCTGGCCGGCGCGGCCATGCTGCTGGCCCACGCCCTGTTCAAGGCGGCGCTGTTCCTCGTCGTCGGCATCGTCGACCACGGCGCCGACACCCGCGACCTGCGGGAACTGTCCGGCCTGGGCCGGCGGGCGCCGCTGCTCGCGACCGTCGCGGTGCTCGCCGCCGCGTCGATGGCCGGCCTGCCGCCGCTGGTCGGTTTCGTCGCCAAGGAGGCCGTGCTGGCCGCCTTCACCGACCGGCCCTGGGTGCTCGCCGGGCTGGTGGCCGGCACCGCGCTCACCGTCGCCTACAGCGCCCGGTTCGTCTGGGGCGCGTTCGCCACCCGGCCGGGGGTGGAGCCGACCGGCGTGGGCCGGATCGCCGCGCCGATGCTCGTCCCGCCGGCCCTGCTCGCCGTCCTCGGGCTGGTCGCCGGCCCGGCCGCCGGGCTCCTCGACGACCTGTTCAGCCCGTACGCCGAACTCTTCGGCACGGTCGGCGGGCACCTGGCGCTGTGGCACGGCCTCACCCCCGCGCTGGGCCTCTCCGCCCTCGCCGTGGCCGGCGGCGGGGCGCTGTTCGCGCTGCGCGGCCCGCTCGCCCCGGTGCTGGCCCGGCTGCACGTCCCGGTCAGCGGCAACCAGGGATACGAGTGGGTGATCAGCCGGTTCGACCGGCTGGCCATCGAGGTCACCAGCGTCACCCAGCGCGGTTCCCTGCCCCAGTATCTCGGGGTCATCCTGCTCACCCTCACGGTGCTGCCCGGCGGGGCGATGCTGGCCACCCGGCCCTGGCGGGACCGGATCGACGCGTGGGACAACCCGCTGCAGGTCGTGGTGGTGGCGGTGATCGCCGTGGCGGCGGTGCTCGCGGTGGGCGCCCGCCGGCGGCTGACGGCGATGCTGCTGGTGGGGATGACCGGCTACGGCAGCGCGATGCTCTTCGTCCTCTACGGCGCGCCGGACCTGGCGCTGACCCAGTTCCTCGTCGAGACCGCCACCATCGCGGTGTTCGTGCTGGTGCTGCGCCGGCTGCCCGAGCGCTTCTCGGCGCGCCCGCGCCGCCGCCGCTGGGTGCGCCGGGCGATCGGCGTGGCGGCCGGCGTGGTGGCGGCCGGGCTGGCGCTGACCGCGGCGGCGGCCCGCCGGGCGCCCACCATCTCCGAGGCGTTCCCGGACCTGGCGGTCACCCAGGGGTACGGCCGCAACGTGGTCAACGTGACCCTGGTCGACATCCGCGCGTGGGACACGATGGGGGAGCTGGCGGTGCTGGTGGTGGCCGCGACCGGCGTGGCCAGCCTGGTCTTCCAGCGGTCGCGGACCGAGCCGCGCCCGCGCCGGCCGTTGCCGTCGGCCCGGCCGCACCGGCCGGGCCGCCCGGTCTGGCTGCGCGGCGGCGTGACCCTGCACGAGCGGCGCCGCTCCATCGTGCTGGAGGTGGTCACCCGGCTGATCTTCCACACCGTGGTGGTGTTCTCCCTGTTCCTGCTCTTCTCCGGCCACAACGCGCCGGGCGGGGGCTTCGCCGGCGGCCTGGTGGCGGGCCTGGCGCTGGTCGTGCGCTACCTGGCCGGCGGCCGGGACGAGTTGGCCGAGGCCGCGCCGGTCGGCGCGGGCACGGTGCTCGGCGCCGGCCTCCTCGTCTCGGTCGGCACCGGCGCGATCGCGCTGCTCGCGGGCGGGTCCGTGCTGGAGAGCGCCCGGGTCGACCTGTGGCTGCCGCTGATCGGCGAGTTCTACCTGGTCACCTCTCTCTTCTTCGACGTCGGGGTCTATCTCGTCGTGGTCGGGCTGGTGCTGGACATCCTGCGCAGTCTCGGCGCCGAGGTGGACCGGCACATCGAGGCGGCCGGCGGCTCCGGCGGCGGGCTGCGCGTCGACCGGAAGGGGAGGCGGACGTGA
- a CDS encoding Na+/H+ antiporter subunit D, with protein sequence MSALVPLPVVVPLLGAALTLLLARWPHLQRTVSVTCLAATVVIAVLLLVQAYRHGPVVVQVGGWPAPVGIVLVADQLAALMLVVSSAVTLCVLLYSVGQGQGDFGETVPVTIYHPTYLVLTAGVTNAFLAGDLFNLFVGFEILLAASFVLITLGGTETRIRTGSTYVVVSLLSSMLFLTATGLVYAATGTLNMAQLAHRLDALPDGVRLALELTLLLAFGIKAAVFPLSAWLPDSYPTAPAPVTAVFAGLLTKVGVYAIIRTETLLFPDGQVAGLLMVVAGLTMVVGILGAVAQSDMKRLFSFTLVSHIGYMIFGVALSTVAGLSGAIFYVVHHITIQTTLFLVAGLVEERSGSTDLRRLGGLARVAPLLGVLFFVPAMNLAGVPPFSGFLGKLGLLQAGVAAGGPLPGALVAAGTATSLLTLYVASRVWNIAFWRAPRLATAEPVVRLPGLMVGATVALVALGLALTVVAGPLFDVTADAAVDLRARTPYIRSVLPGGAP encoded by the coding sequence GTGAGCGCGCTCGTGCCGCTGCCGGTGGTGGTGCCGCTGCTGGGCGCGGCGTTGACCCTGCTGCTGGCCCGGTGGCCCCACCTGCAGCGCACCGTCAGCGTGACCTGCCTGGCCGCCACGGTGGTGATCGCGGTGCTGCTGCTGGTGCAGGCGTACCGGCACGGGCCCGTGGTGGTGCAGGTCGGCGGCTGGCCGGCGCCGGTGGGCATCGTGCTGGTCGCCGACCAGTTGGCCGCGTTGATGCTGGTGGTCTCCTCGGCGGTGACCCTCTGCGTGCTGCTCTACTCCGTCGGCCAGGGCCAGGGGGACTTCGGCGAGACCGTCCCGGTGACCATCTACCACCCGACCTACCTGGTGCTGACCGCCGGCGTGACGAACGCGTTCCTCGCCGGCGACCTGTTCAACCTCTTCGTCGGCTTCGAGATCCTGCTGGCCGCGAGCTTCGTCCTGATCACCCTCGGCGGCACCGAGACGCGGATCCGCACCGGCTCGACGTACGTGGTGGTCAGCCTCCTGTCCTCGATGCTATTCCTCACCGCGACGGGCCTGGTGTACGCGGCCACCGGCACGCTCAACATGGCCCAGCTCGCGCACCGGCTGGACGCGCTGCCGGACGGCGTACGGCTGGCTCTGGAGCTGACGCTGCTGCTCGCCTTCGGCATCAAGGCGGCGGTCTTCCCGCTCTCCGCCTGGCTGCCGGACAGCTACCCGACCGCGCCGGCCCCGGTCACGGCGGTCTTCGCCGGCCTGCTCACCAAGGTCGGCGTCTACGCGATCATCCGGACCGAGACACTGCTCTTCCCCGACGGGCAGGTCGCCGGGCTGCTGATGGTGGTGGCAGGGCTGACCATGGTGGTGGGCATCCTCGGCGCGGTGGCCCAGTCCGACATGAAGCGGCTCTTCTCGTTCACCCTGGTCAGCCACATCGGTTACATGATCTTCGGGGTGGCGCTGAGCACCGTGGCCGGGCTCTCCGGCGCGATCTTCTACGTGGTGCACCACATCACCATCCAGACCACGCTGTTCCTGGTCGCCGGGCTGGTCGAGGAGCGGTCCGGCAGCACCGACCTGCGTCGGCTCGGCGGGCTGGCCCGGGTGGCGCCCCTGCTCGGGGTCCTCTTCTTCGTGCCGGCCATGAACCTCGCGGGCGTGCCGCCGTTCTCCGGGTTCCTCGGCAAGCTCGGCCTGCTCCAGGCCGGGGTGGCGGCCGGAGGCCCGCTGCCCGGCGCGCTGGTCGCGGCGGGGACGGCGACCAGCCTGCTCACCCTCTACGTGGCGTCCCGGGTGTGGAACATCGCCTTCTGGCGCGCCCCGCGACTGGCCACCGCCGAGCCGGTGGTGCGGCTGCCCGGGCTGATGGTCGGCGCGACGGTCGCGCTGGTGGCGCTCGGGCTGGCGCTGACCGTCGTCGCCGGGCCGCTCTTCGACGTCACCGCCGACGCGGCCGTCGACCTGCGTGCCCGCACCCCCTACATCCGCTCCGTGCTGCCCGGCGGCGCGCCGTGA
- the mnhG gene encoding monovalent cation/H(+) antiporter subunit G: protein MLGTVADWVGAGCLVAGALLSLAAGVGVLRFPTTLDRMHAATKPQVLGVLLLLVGVALRLRNPADLGMLALVGIFQLATAPVAAQMIGRAAYRAGRVDPELLDADELADR from the coding sequence ATGCTCGGCACGGTCGCGGACTGGGTCGGCGCCGGCTGCCTGGTGGCCGGCGCGCTGCTGAGCCTCGCCGCCGGGGTCGGGGTGCTGCGCTTCCCGACGACGCTGGACCGGATGCACGCGGCCACCAAGCCGCAGGTGCTCGGGGTGCTGCTCCTGCTGGTCGGCGTGGCGCTGCGCCTGCGTAACCCGGCCGACCTGGGCATGCTGGCCCTGGTCGGGATCTTCCAGCTGGCCACCGCGCCGGTGGCGGCGCAGATGATCGGTCGGGCCGCCTACCGTGCCGGCCGGGTGGATCCGGAGCTGCTCGACGCCGACGAGCTCGCCGACCGCTGA